A single genomic interval of Streptomyces showdoensis harbors:
- a CDS encoding solute symporter family protein, translated as MSTPADTTLLLAAGGGASEHRPLIIGLFAAFVVATLIITVWAGRQTRSAADFYAGGRQFTGFQNGLAISGDYMSAASFLGIAGAIALFGYDGFLYSIGFLVAWLVALLLVAEPLRNSGRFTMGDVLAYRMRQRPVRTAAGTSTIVVSIFYLLAQMAGAGVLVSLLLGITSDGGKVAIVALVGVLMIVYVTIGGMKGTTWVQMVKAVLLIAGTLLITFLILLKFHFNVSELLGAAASNSGKGEAFLKPGLKYGATGVSKLDFLSLGIALVLGTAGLPHILIRFYTVPTAKAARKSVNWAIGIIGAFYLMTIVLGFGAAALLKNGDIIASNKAGNTAAPLAALEIGGGAGSTGGAILLAVISAVAFATILAVVAGLTLASSSSFAHDIYANVIRRGQATEKEEVRAARWATVLIGIVSIALGALARDLNVAGLVALAFAVAASANLPTILYSLFWKRFTTTGALWSIYGGLVSAVVLVLFSPVVSGKPTSMFKTVDFYWFPLENPGLVSIPLGFLLGWLGSVLSKEEPDKGKYAELEVKSLTGVGAH; from the coding sequence ATGAGCACCCCCGCCGACACCACCCTGCTGCTCGCCGCCGGCGGCGGCGCGAGCGAGCACCGCCCGCTGATCATCGGGCTCTTCGCGGCCTTCGTGGTGGCCACCCTGATCATCACCGTCTGGGCCGGCCGCCAGACCCGCAGCGCCGCCGACTTCTACGCGGGCGGCCGCCAGTTCACCGGCTTCCAGAACGGCCTCGCGATCTCCGGCGACTACATGTCCGCCGCGTCCTTCCTCGGCATCGCCGGAGCCATCGCCCTCTTCGGCTACGACGGCTTCCTCTACTCCATCGGCTTCCTCGTCGCCTGGCTCGTCGCCCTGCTCCTGGTCGCCGAACCGCTCCGCAACTCCGGCCGCTTCACCATGGGCGACGTCCTCGCCTACCGGATGCGCCAGCGCCCCGTCCGCACCGCGGCCGGCACCTCCACCATCGTCGTCTCGATCTTCTACCTGCTCGCCCAGATGGCCGGCGCCGGCGTCCTCGTCTCGCTGCTGCTCGGCATCACCAGCGACGGCGGCAAGGTCGCCATCGTCGCCCTGGTCGGCGTCCTGATGATCGTGTACGTGACGATCGGCGGCATGAAGGGCACCACCTGGGTGCAGATGGTCAAGGCCGTGCTGCTCATCGCCGGCACGCTCCTGATCACCTTCCTCATCCTGCTGAAGTTCCACTTCAACGTCTCCGAGCTGCTCGGCGCCGCCGCCTCCAACAGCGGCAAGGGCGAGGCCTTCCTCAAGCCCGGCCTCAAGTACGGCGCCACCGGCGTCTCGAAGCTGGACTTCCTCTCGCTCGGCATCGCGCTCGTGCTCGGCACGGCCGGCCTGCCGCACATCCTCATCCGCTTCTACACGGTGCCCACCGCCAAGGCCGCCCGTAAGTCGGTCAACTGGGCCATCGGCATCATCGGCGCCTTCTACCTGATGACGATCGTCCTCGGCTTCGGCGCCGCCGCCCTGCTCAAGAACGGCGACATCATCGCCTCCAACAAGGCCGGCAACACCGCGGCCCCGCTCGCCGCCCTGGAGATCGGCGGAGGCGCCGGCTCGACCGGCGGCGCGATCCTGCTCGCCGTCATCTCCGCCGTCGCCTTCGCGACCATCCTCGCCGTCGTCGCCGGCCTCACCCTCGCCTCGTCCTCGTCGTTCGCGCACGACATCTACGCCAACGTCATCCGCCGCGGCCAGGCCACCGAGAAGGAGGAGGTGCGGGCCGCCCGCTGGGCCACCGTCCTCATCGGCATCGTCTCGATCGCCCTCGGCGCCCTCGCCCGCGACCTCAACGTCGCCGGCCTGGTCGCCCTCGCCTTCGCCGTCGCCGCCTCCGCCAACCTGCCGACGATCCTCTACAGCCTCTTCTGGAAGCGCTTCACCACCACCGGAGCGCTCTGGTCGATCTACGGCGGCCTGGTCTCCGCGGTCGTCCTGGTGCTGTTCTCGCCGGTCGTCTCCGGCAAGCCCACCTCGATGTTCAAGACCGTGGACTTCTACTGGTTCCCGCTGGAGAACCCCGGCCTCGTCTCCATCCCGCTCGGCTTCCTGCTCGGCTGGCTCGGCTCGGTCCTCTCCAAGGAGGAGCCGGACAAGGGCAAGTACGCGGAGCTGGAGGTCAAGTCCCTCACCGGCGTCGGAGCGCACTGA
- a CDS encoding S8 family peptidase, translating into MAHLGSRRGRVLALPVGLALTASLGFLPSGAASAAELSDVKAAVSTDGPQLSYVVNVEGGRWTAASVKKAIARAGGEVVVSYDQIGVIVVHSKNPEFAQSIRQVRGVVSAGATRTAPLKAAQDDAVDEGAQALTPAEVKAAAAAATDEQDPLEPLQWDLPAIKADKAHQKTLGSKRVTVGIIDTGVDDTHPDLAPNFDAKASANCVSGKADTTPGSWRPNAGESDHGTHVAGTIGAAKNGVGVTGVAPGVKLAGIKVSTPDGFFYTEAVVCGFVWAAENGIDITNNSYYTDPWMFACKNDEDQKALIEAVTRATRYAERKGTVNVAAAGNSKFDLAADSILDGSSPNDSTPGDRVINPKECFDYPAQLPGVVTVSATGAKGLKSSYSNYGLGVIDVAAPGGDRTEYQTPDAPAVNGRILSTTVNGGYNYKAGTSMASPHVAGVLALLKSTHPYASPAALKALLYVQADEHACTNPYDIEGDGKVDAVCEGGKNKNGFYGAGIVDALAAVRR; encoded by the coding sequence ATGGCTCATCTGGGATCGAGGCGCGGCCGAGTACTCGCTCTGCCGGTTGGTCTCGCGCTCACGGCCTCGCTCGGCTTCCTGCCCTCCGGCGCCGCCTCCGCCGCGGAGCTGAGTGACGTCAAGGCCGCCGTTTCCACCGACGGCCCGCAGCTGTCGTACGTCGTCAACGTCGAGGGGGGCCGCTGGACGGCCGCCTCGGTGAAGAAGGCGATCGCCCGCGCCGGTGGTGAAGTGGTCGTGTCCTACGACCAGATAGGCGTCATCGTCGTCCACTCCAAGAACCCGGAGTTCGCCCAGTCGATCCGCCAGGTGCGTGGCGTGGTCTCGGCCGGCGCGACCCGTACGGCGCCGCTGAAGGCCGCCCAGGACGACGCCGTCGACGAGGGCGCCCAGGCGCTCACCCCGGCCGAGGTGAAGGCCGCCGCGGCCGCCGCCACGGACGAGCAGGACCCGCTGGAGCCGCTGCAGTGGGACCTGCCGGCCATCAAGGCGGACAAGGCCCACCAGAAGACGCTGGGCAGCAAGCGCGTCACGGTCGGCATCATCGACACCGGCGTGGACGACACCCACCCGGACCTGGCGCCGAACTTCGACGCCAAGGCGTCCGCCAACTGCGTGAGCGGCAAGGCCGACACCACCCCCGGCTCGTGGCGCCCCAACGCGGGCGAGTCCGACCACGGCACGCACGTCGCGGGCACGATCGGCGCCGCCAAGAACGGCGTCGGCGTCACCGGTGTCGCGCCGGGCGTCAAGCTGGCCGGCATCAAGGTGTCGACGCCGGACGGCTTCTTCTACACCGAGGCCGTGGTCTGCGGCTTCGTGTGGGCGGCCGAGAACGGCATCGACATCACGAACAACAGCTACTACACCGACCCGTGGATGTTCGCCTGCAAGAACGACGAGGACCAGAAGGCCCTCATCGAGGCGGTCACCCGTGCGACCCGCTACGCGGAGCGCAAGGGCACGGTCAACGTGGCGGCGGCCGGCAACTCGAAGTTCGACCTCGCGGCCGACTCGATCCTGGACGGCAGCAGCCCGAACGACAGCACCCCCGGCGACCGGGTCATCAACCCGAAGGAGTGCTTCGACTACCCGGCCCAGCTGCCGGGCGTGGTGACGGTCTCCGCGACCGGCGCCAAGGGCCTGAAGTCCTCGTACTCCAACTACGGTCTCGGCGTCATCGACGTGGCGGCGCCCGGCGGCGACCGCACCGAGTACCAGACCCCGGACGCCCCGGCGGTCAACGGCCGCATCCTGTCGACCACGGTCAACGGCGGCTACAACTACAAGGCCGGCACCTCGATGGCCTCGCCGCACGTGGCGGGCGTCCTCGCGCTGCTGAAGTCGACCCACCCGTACGCCTCGCCGGCGGCCCTGAAGGCGCTGCTGTACGTCCAGGCCGACGAGCACGCGTGCACCAACCCGTACGACATCGAGGGCGACGGCAAGGTCGACGCGGTGTGCGAGGGCGGCAAGAACAAGAACGGCTTCTACGGCGCGGGCATCGTCGACGCGCTGGCGGCGGTCCGCCGCTAA
- a CDS encoding DUF485 domain-containing protein: MATEAPPPPRNGTETDSGPAQPTTERFIEVQEGEEFGELRRTYRSFAFPLTIAFITWYLLYVLLCNYAGDFMGTKVFGNINVALVLGLGQFATTFLIAWLYSRHAAHRLDPKAEAIKARMEADA; this comes from the coding sequence GTGGCTACCGAAGCACCGCCGCCGCCGAGAAACGGCACGGAGACCGACAGCGGTCCCGCCCAGCCCACCACGGAGCGGTTCATCGAGGTCCAGGAGGGCGAGGAGTTCGGCGAACTGCGCCGCACCTACCGGTCCTTCGCCTTCCCGCTGACGATCGCCTTCATCACCTGGTACCTGCTGTACGTCCTGCTCTGCAACTACGCGGGCGACTTCATGGGCACCAAGGTCTTCGGCAACATCAACGTGGCCCTCGTCCTCGGCCTCGGCCAGTTCGCCACCACCTTCCTCATCGCCTGGCTCTACTCGCGGCACGCGGCCCACCGCCTGGACCCGAAGGCCGAAGCCATCAAGGCGCGCATGGAGGCCGACGCATGA
- a CDS encoding CoA transferase: MDNTVRSGTELLWSALGGDPALLDRVAYGGPSGLLAARLPVMDLARATVAVCSLAAVEHGGLAGPARVDDGAVATAFVSERHLRVDGRAPVNFAPLSRFWRAADGWVRTHANYPHHKAALLAALGAADSVDAVAAAIAERRAVEVETLVYGAGGLAVALRTPGEWAATPQGREVAARPLLTRERLDEAAPRARAGRPLRVLDLTRVIAGPVATRSLALLGADVLRIDPPGNPELPDQHAETDVGKRTAALDLDRPSDRRTFDELLDAADVLVTGYRPGALDRFDLHRPGLVVARLSAWGDYGPWAGRRGFDSLVQVATGIAAVEGSPEEPGTLPAQALDHGTGYLLAAAVLRSLTEQDREGGTRLVRLALAQTGHWLTGTLPRYRPERYLTETEGPLGRLRHALSPVAYEGGPADWSRPAGVQGGDEPVWLTD; encoded by the coding sequence ATGGACAACACGGTGCGCAGCGGTACGGAGTTGTTGTGGTCGGCCCTGGGCGGCGATCCCGCCCTGCTCGACCGGGTGGCGTACGGCGGCCCCTCCGGGCTGCTGGCGGCCCGGCTGCCGGTGATGGACCTGGCGCGGGCGACGGTCGCGGTCTGCTCGCTGGCCGCCGTCGAGCACGGCGGGCTCGCGGGGCCCGCCCGGGTGGACGACGGGGCGGTGGCCACCGCCTTCGTGAGCGAGCGCCACCTGCGCGTGGACGGGCGGGCGCCGGTCAACTTCGCGCCCCTGTCGCGGTTCTGGCGCGCCGCGGACGGCTGGGTGCGCACCCACGCCAACTACCCGCACCACAAGGCCGCGCTGCTCGCCGCGCTCGGGGCCGCCGACTCCGTGGACGCGGTGGCGGCGGCGATCGCCGAGCGGAGGGCGGTGGAGGTCGAGACGCTCGTGTACGGGGCCGGGGGCCTCGCCGTCGCGCTGCGCACGCCCGGGGAGTGGGCGGCCACCCCGCAGGGCCGGGAGGTGGCGGCCCGGCCGCTGCTGACCCGGGAGCGGCTCGACGAGGCGGCGCCCCGGGCGCGTGCGGGCCGTCCGCTGCGGGTGCTGGACCTGACCCGGGTCATCGCGGGCCCGGTGGCCACCCGGTCGCTCGCGCTGCTCGGGGCGGACGTGCTGCGGATCGACCCGCCGGGCAACCCGGAGCTGCCGGACCAGCACGCCGAGACGGACGTCGGGAAGCGCACCGCCGCGCTGGACCTGGACCGTCCGTCGGACCGGCGCACCTTCGACGAGCTGCTCGACGCGGCGGACGTGCTGGTGACCGGGTACCGGCCGGGCGCCCTGGACCGCTTCGACCTGCACCGGCCCGGCCTGGTGGTGGCCCGCCTCTCCGCGTGGGGCGACTACGGGCCGTGGGCCGGGCGGCGCGGCTTCGACAGCCTGGTGCAGGTGGCGACGGGCATCGCGGCCGTGGAGGGCTCGCCGGAGGAGCCGGGCACGCTGCCGGCGCAGGCCCTGGACCACGGCACGGGCTATCTGCTCGCGGCGGCCGTGCTGCGCTCGCTGACCGAGCAGGACCGCGAGGGCGGCACCCGCCTCGTACGGCTGGCGCTGGCGCAGACCGGACACTGGCTGACCGGCACGCTGCCGCGCTACCGGCCCGAGCGGTACCTCACGGAGACGGAGGGCCCGCTCGGCCGGCTGCGGCACGCGCTGTCGCCGGTGGCGTACGAGGGCGGTCCTGCGGACTGGTCGCGGCCGGCCGGCGTGCAGGGCGGGGACGAGCCGGTCTGGCTGACGGACTGA